In the Helianthus annuus cultivar XRQ/B chromosome 11, HanXRQr2.0-SUNRISE, whole genome shotgun sequence genome, one interval contains:
- the LOC110888522 gene encoding nonsense-mediated mRNA decay protein 2-like, with the protein MMNKVIESMLGKSIEQRFEEIQVEEVRAKRQAELEALMRDKGKSAVGSVAVAERSIVPSLVVENPVPISSVSAIFEENVSLEDLAGDDDDEDDEEDDDEGDDDEGEDDDEGEDDDEEEKVFFASSHGSGDDNDDDDNQGGAGITVTEASKDQNVDDLMKDDANEERELMERGSMLMIKTLIKLKS; encoded by the coding sequence atgatgaacaaagtgataGAAAGTATGCTTGGGAAGTCAATAGAGCAAAGATTTGAAGAAATTCAAGTTGAAGAGGTTAGGGCTAAGCGCCAAGCTGAACTTGAAGCTCTAATGAGAGATAAAGGCAAGAGTGCTGTAGGCAGTGTTGCAGTAGCTGAAAGATCGATTGTTCCATCATTAGTTGTTGAAAATCCTGTTCCTATATCTTCCGTGTCAGCAATCTTTGAAGAAAATGTATCACTTGAAGATCTTGCTGGGGAtgacgatgatgaagatgatgaggaggatgatgatgaagggGATGATGATGAAggagaggatgatgatgaaggagaggatgatgatgaagaagagaaagTATTTTTTGCGAGTAGTCATGGTTCTGGTGAtgacaatgatgatgatgataatcaggGAGGTGCTGGTATCACTGTGACCGAAGCTTCCAAAGATCAAAATGTTGATGATTTAATGAAAGATGATGCTAATGAAGAAAGGGAGCTGATGGAGAGGGGGAGCATGTTGATGATCAAAACGCTGATCAAGCTGAAAAGTTGA
- the LOC110888521 gene encoding bromodomain-containing protein 4-like, translating into MKEVAYADEIEALEGFKSTRNDWFVKEPRKRSKKATPKVQKGEGSSSQPKIQQKKATKTLLIDEPEVEEQVVNVEENQDSDMEDVLKNIDYELDSDKAAEVVQKEKVVEDIKGDDVNKSTTSSSSSSEYEIDETERLRRIQEEIAKEKQLRKRKRQEKDDDDVYVPSPEHVSESQSTPSGGKKKTGASMRIVSPKIKKVTQKIKKPMKIELKKKPSQEPSKPPSPPPEPIPHQSPIHSPPHQSPPKQPTPPRQPSPLHLTPPHSPQQIHTITPPQETTLLTSQPIFQTPPPSQPIIQTTPGSSGYRGFPPVPPNLCMGLDEIGDFDFASNVHLKNVESKVDAVIDENKRLAAESKKVADREKILEIRVKKLESENKSLLKKIDTDQTEIDFLKVRVAELEEEKTRR; encoded by the coding sequence ATGAAAGAAGTTGCTTACGCTGATGAAATAGAGGCACTTGAAGGGTTTAAAAGCACTCGCAATGATTGGTTTGTGAAAGAACCGAGGAAGAGAAGCAAGAAAGCTACTCCCAAAGTGCAAAAGGGAGAGGGTTCATCGTCACAGCCCAAGATACAACAAAAGAAAGCTACAAAGACTTTGCTTATTGATGAGCCTGAGGTAGAAGAACAAGTTGTAAATGTTGAAGAGAATCAGGATTCTGATATGGAGGATGTGTTGAAAAACATTGATTACGAATTAGATTCAGATAAAGCAGCTGAGGTTGTtcagaaagaaaaagttgttgaagatATAAAAGGTGATGATGTGAACAAAAGCACTACAAGCTCTTCTAGCTCTTCTGAATATGAAATCGATGAAACAGAACGTTTAAGAAGAATTCAAGAAGAGATTGCTAAAGAGAAGCAGTTACGAAAGAGAAAAAGACAGGagaaggatgatgatgatgtataTGTTCCATCTCCTGAACACGTATCTGAATCTCAATCAACTCCTTCTGGTGGTAAAAAGAAAACTGGTGCAAGCATGAGGATTGTTTCTCCAAAGATAAAGAAGGTTACTCAAAAGATCAAGAAACCAATGAAGATTGAACTAAAGAAGAAACCTTCCCAAGAACCAagtaaaccaccatcaccaccacctgaacCGATACCACATCAATCACCTATACACTCACCACCTCACCAATCACCTCCTAAACAACCAACGccaccaagacaaccatcaccacTCCATCTCACACCACCTCATTCACCACAACAAATCCATACCATTACACCACCACAAGAAACAACCTTGCTTACATCTCAACCAATCTTTCAAACACCACCACCCTCACAACCAATTATTCAAACCACACCTGGTTCTTCGGGGTACAGAGGTTTTCCACCAGTTCCACCAAATTTGTGTATGGGGCTTGATGAGATTGGAGACTTTGATTTTGCGAGTAATGTTCATTTAAAGAATGTGGAAAGTAAAGTTGATGCTGTGATAGACGAAAACAAAAGATTAGCagctgaaagcaagaaagtggcTGATCGTGAAAAGATTCTTGAGATACGAGTAAAGAAGTTAGAGTCTGAAAACAAGTCTTTGTTGAAAAAGATAGATACCGATCAGACAGAGATTGATTTCTTGAAGGTAAGAGTGGCAGAGTTAGAAGAAGAAAAGACTCGCCGTTGA
- the LOC118479391 gene encoding kinesin-like protein KIN-5C codes for MLRDSDHVMELLSVCEGISQKEQGAVHGILETTKAQTVFLEFLQNDHSTQSDEIQQKAHDTFQQKYMDYEPSGNTSVRCDPAVPSKDTIESLRAMPMETLLEEFRENHSFELLEVKDGKITPASQSPLAEIN; via the exons ATGTTGAGGGACTCGGACCATGTAATGGAGTTGCTTTCCGTCTGTGAAG GTATATCACAAAAGGAGCAAGGGGCTGTTCACGGAATTTTGGAAACCACAAAAGCACAAACCGTGTTTCTTGAATTTTTACAAAACGACCACTCTACACAGTCTGATGAGATACAACAGAAGGCACATGATACTTTCCAGCAGAAGTATATG GATTATGAACCATCTGGTAATACTTCCGTAAGATGCGACCCTGCTGTTCCAAGTAAGGATACCATAGAGTCGCTTCGGGCAATGCCGATGGAAACTCTATTGGAGGAATTCAGGGAAAACCATTCATTTGAGTTATTGGAAGTTAAGGACGGCAAGATTACTCCTGCTTCTCAATCACCTCTTGCAGAAATAAACTAA